A window of Magallana gigas chromosome 8, xbMagGiga1.1, whole genome shotgun sequence genomic DNA:
TTACACTTCGGTGAGATGGACATGTGTTCTTGGGGATTTTCTTTATCgctaattatatgaaaattgattcaaattatatgaaaattgatttttaaaaaaagttctatCGACGTTGTGTggtatgaggttgtaatgcaacttaatttacttacaaggttagctacagccagtggaatactaattttaggtCATCAATGAATAcacaatctattaaaataccAGAGAAATAGAGAAGGCAAATATATTGCTTGTGACGTAcgtaattttatatatttatctttatgataaaacagagaaaagcaaaaaacaaaaacaaacaaaaaacccacaaaaaacaaacagggaacttgcatcaaatttacttcatgtacatgttaccCCAAAATTCCGACCGAATATGCCCCTTTGTCACATTTAATTTAAGTGACTTAAAATAAAAACCGTAACACctaaatttttcgcttatttttttttttttattgaagtttaccgggttttttttttcaaaatacatacgTAAACTTTCTCCGAGAGAATTACTTATGATCCGATAAAGGAGAAAAAACTGACTTAAAAATAggtattttgcatattattgcatcgtcgagagaagtaatattcatttctgtaaataatgtcatttaattttaagttacataACGGTGTCTCTATATCAGTTGTAAAATTTAGACGCTCACTTATGCATAAATTCTCCTGATGATCTTTCATAGCTgatcattattttaaatgttcaagtctactcgtattatcaaataatatcagccctgaacaaattttcagagatgccatcaattttggCTAATTACCAAATTTTGACAGCACGCAACAATTTCAATCTTGCACTTAGTCttcaaaaaataagaaagattTAATTACAGAAGTTACGTGTTTTTTATGCACGTTTTTGCGTGCATttcatgaatacatgtatatataacaatcCTTGCTACTCTTAAAAATTTCACTCGCCTTTAAACTTCTCATTgtttaaacccctgtcacactggAGCTGCGTCCACACGGCAATCCCGCTGCGTCattgaataatgtaaaacgccatgGTAAACGAACtagagtctcctacagcgccgtTACAATGCAACGGCATCTTCGTTCGCCGCGGTGGGATATCCTAGAACATATTAGAACGCCGTGACAGCGCATGTGCACGCAGAGCACGCTGTGGACGTGTggtaaaaactcctagcacgtcatgagcACTCGGCGGATACCCAGCGAGAGCGCAgtcaatcgccaagtagaactctgtGGAAACGTAGTTGGGAGCTCTGTAAGGACGCCTCAGTCGCCATCAGGATGCCgtgacattttcaattttaaattttccttgcgatctacgaattccatgaattttacaacgccgtgaacacgcccTGGGAACGCAACTTGGTGTGACAGGGCTTTAAagagttttcaaaacaattacacaaactgtgttcgacaaatagttttcctaaaacattttcttcctgtctttatacaggctttcaatcacaacacgtttttataacaaaagcagaagtgAAATTTTAGTAATTAGTCAtaataatcgtttgacaccaaatcatataaattttcaactcgcagcaacaacggaagacctactcgtggctttgccacgagctctgctctagtttttcTCATATCATtcttattctttgtttttttctataaattaaattgtatcTCTGACATATTCCAAAAATTATAACCCTAATACAGTCGTATCTTGTGTACCGTCATATATCtaataaaatgaattgaattgtatTCTAAATAATAATGGTTTACAGGATAATGGAAGACCAAACGGAAAGGAAATAATGGTTAAAGTTTTTCCAAACGCGAAGAGTCTACAAGCGAGAAGGGATCAAGCAATTCTTAAAGACGATTTCTCTTCTGGCGGGTCGCGACGAACTCTAAAAAAGCAAGACAGCTGTGAAGTGTCATCGGACTACTTGGGTGATATCGGGGATGAAATCAAGGATTCGGATTTTGTCGACGATGTCTGTGATTCAAAACGCTCTCCTGTTTCGGAGGAAATCTTGACCAGCAGCGATTCATGCTCGAACATTGAGGATTCAAGTAATAGGAACGGTAAATAATAGTTCATTTTGCAAATCACTATTTCTTTAATTCCATGTAATATCTCAAGCAACTGACTtgcaatgaaaaaagaaatctgaaaaattatcaaaataatatccGGACTTATATGCTTaccaaacatttttatcttcgactttacaatatatgtatcatatttttttaacgatAGATTTACATAATAATGTAAATCAATATGAACATACAAAAACAAATAGAATTGATGGGCGTgtagatttattttaattgatcCAGGATCCAATGAACTAGTTTAATTTCAATCGTCATCCTTTATATAATTCCCCTTTTTACCTAATGTTTCTGATTAGAATCATAAgtgacaattacatgtatattcaaattttaatcaactctcttTTTGACCTTATAACTGAGGGCAAACAATGACGAAAGGTTcacattattgttaaaaaagacGTCTTATTTCATTAATACTTTGATTCTATCTACAGACGCAAGCGATTCATATATTTCGATTTAGTACGCTTGTAActaaacacatatttttttatttaacaaagatGGCATTGTAAGTTGCAGTTTATCTTTCAGATATTGCTAAATGTACATGCACCATGGAACACGAGCTTGCCGTGGATAGTGTAACCCCCCACCCGGAATCTGACTGTCCCCGGGATGAGACTGAATTACAGAGAGAAGACAGTTCCGACCAAGCGCCGCTCCAGCCGCCCTACCCTGCTGCCCCCTACCCCCTGGTAGACGTTAAGTCTTTTACCGGTCGATCGATGAGCGTCGGGAGCTGCCCTCCCATTGGTTTTGAGGGCCTCTGTGACCACCGCGCCCTTTCTATAACCTATCCGAGTTTAAGTTCGCATATAGGCGACACAAGCAACTACTCGTCCAATTATATGATTGAACCAAAACTGGTAATGCCTTTACCTGATTTTGGCGGACTTCACTTAAATAAAGACTCATAAAATTACACATGATTTGGGCACTATTATACCCTAGATCGGCCTCATGCTGTTATTCTTCTGAGGAAAAACGTATCATCGGAGTTGGTGCATGAGAAATTTTAATTATGCACCGTTCTTGAAAATCCTCTTTGAGatgaattataaatatttattgtcaAGTGGATCGAAGAGGAATGGTCAATACTGGCATCACTTCGCAAAAGGATGGTATCTTCTATTGGTATCTTTTTAAACAATCTTGATGTTTACCTATAtttgaaaactgtttttaaaataaacatgttcATAATTTGATTATATAAGTTGTTGAAGATCATTTTGTGATGGTCGTTATTTTCAAAGCAGGTGTTGTACAGTACCTTTTTcccataatacatgtagcttttcCCCTTGGAAAACTAGCTAAATAGTAGTCTTTCCCCCTGGGGGTAAAGACTACTATCTAGTAGACTTtacccatagtagggtttctcccccCGCGTTTTTTGATCAGATTttagaaaacaatttatggaaagCCATTCGGGATgaaaatcaatgttttgttcATCACTAGGTTACATAAACCAGCATACATCTGTACACCTAACGTGtgttttgtcatttatttaatatagacAAGTTTTAATTTGGATCATATAAAATACAGAAATCTTAGCGAACTGACGTAATAATTTTATGTATTCATAAAGTATAGCATGTAATGCAGTCCCAtgcaaaaatatgtttgtaaattaaaaatgtctttattcaattcaaaatattttttttttcaaattaactaAGCTGTTGTCCTTTTGGTCGTTTGTCTGATCGTGCAATCTCGTTTGGACAATATCACTGCTCTGGAGAATAAATGTGAGTATCTGCGTCATACAAATATTGCCAATGACTTAATCAAGCAGTACTTTCTGTTTTTCGCCCAAATTATGTTTCTTGAGTTTGTGATCCGAGTTATTGTCACACAGTTTTATAGTACTGTATACTTTCATTCATGTATAGAGCACGTTGCCTTCGTCACAAAAGGACGTCTTTGAGACCCGTATTAAAGGggcaaatgaaatttgagagtcagtcgtagagttgtaagcaaaatacagggctcacaatttttttgtcatgtaaaccaggctcgtgtcctgttttctGTTTACATAGTTTCAGTATAACAGTAACACCTTTCTCAAGCTGATTTGTTTATAtccttattcattttaagtatGAAACATCTTGCTTCTAAGCTGAAGAAGACGCACACACATacacacgcacagcagcgatgcttTATCCCCtgcgcaacaagttgcgcgaggggataataaaCAGTTTATAACGTTTAACACactcattttaggtctaaaactagaTTTTTCACTTCCAACAttcaaaatacatacaaatgctttgtttacacaGCAAAAAaactgtaagctctgtaacttgcttacaacacaacgaatgacactcaaattttagttgcctctgaaaaatgccttactgaagcattgttaacattaaaatcggtAAAATAATTTTCGACCTAAattgtgaccatgtccctttaaatcctttgatatttgatattataaaacgtacaatttaaagggacatggtcacgattttggtcaaaaatatttttttgattttaatgtgtacgatgcttcagtaaggctttttcaataggcaaccaaaatttgagtgtcatttgttgagttgtaagcgagttacagagcttacaattcttcgctatgaaaacaaagcttttgttttcattttgaatgttgaagtgaaaattcccgTTTTAGACCTacaatgaatgtgttaatcatagaaactatttatttatgcttaaaatgaataagaaaatagacaaatcagcttaaaaagaatttttactggtatattgaacctatgtaaacaaaaacatgacacgggccttgtttacattacgaagaattgtgagccctgtatgttgcttaaaactcatcgactggcactcaaatttcatttgttcattaggaatgcatttctaaagcattgtaaataataaaaacaaaaaaataaaagttgaccaaaatcgtgaccatgtccctttaaagcCAATTTATTTGCTTACAAACTTTTACATTGTATGACAATGCGTTTTATATATAGTTCGCTTGCAAACATATATGGATCCGCTTAGAGGGATTTATAAATATGCCAATATTTGAAAACATAGTtgaaaattagtttttattacatattcaATAATTATCCTCATTCTCTTAGAAATACCACTCATTGCAGCCAAAATTTCTCAAGTTGCTCGAGATAAAAGCTGGTCATTATTGCATCCAGTCGCCAGATATCTAGAAGTAGAAAGTAAAGCTaaaaatatcatcatttttttcagGGTTTTACCTCAAATGAAAGGCAATTGGAGGATGGAAGAGGTAATAAATTTTGCAATCTTTAACCCCTTCTTCAAAAGATACACACGAAGTTTAGTCAAGATTTGCCAAGCTCGTTTGAAGAGGAGCTAAGCATTTATCACCCTTCATTATGAGTAATTGCATGTGAGTTGataaagttattgtaaatctatCGTCTATCCGTGTTTTCAAGATAGCTTAGCAAAATAATCCACACACCGTAAATAAAAGTTGCAGAGCGTACACATATGTCTCCACATTGTTTGctaaaacaaaaatacttaaACAAACCATAAATACCAAAGCCTATACTGACGACTAGAtagaaaacgaaaaaaaaacccactacaAAATGAGCACACATCACactttgaaatataaattcttCCCCCAGGAGCCAGGCTGCAGCATTTATCTCGCTTTATCCAATTCATGAAGATGTTCGTAAGCCACGTTAGGCCAACATTTATTTCGATTCATTCCTATCCGTCGAATGATGTCCTTAGCTAACTTCAAAACAATGCTTCTTTTCAAAATGTGCGAATAAAGTGGGTTTTAATATCTTTTACTCtaagtcaaatacatgtaaaatttctaTAAGTGTTTTCGGTATTACTaaacattaatttcatttaataaaattgtctttaaaaaattttaatcagagatatgGAAAGGGAGAGGGTAATGTTAATTTGTCTGCTCTATTTTATTTACAAGctaaaaaaactattttgacCATAAATTTAGAAACAACAGGTTAAGGAAAAGTGTATATCCCTGCAATTAAAACCAAActgttcaatatttttgtagatcGAATGGAGAAGAACTTCTACTCAGAATtttgctggggggggggggggggtcatagtAGAATAGCAGATAAAACTTTGAACGGTGTATACAAAATATAATGACATTTATTGTGGGCATTCATGAAGTTCATTAGCTCATGCGTTGAAATGGATACGATAGGACAGCCAATATGGCAGGAAACTCAGAAACGCATTTTCTGCATACGTCTTCAATCGGATTAATCCATCCATTCTCCGTACTTCTACAGGGGAAAACTAATAAGATTTACTGCAGACTGCAAAACATCGATTACCACGCCGAGTGCAGAACGTACAGTTAATGCAAATGTTGGGGAATGAATATTTGAAGAAGCGGTAGCCATAGAAGCCAGAAGCGATACTAAGCTTTGGGTTTGCTAATAATAATCTCAACAAAGGAAACCGTCCAGGATGTACTTTATAGGTATACCTGGACGCTGATCTTCTATTTGGTTCCAAACAAATATCGATTGCGTTCTACAAACCTAAAAGTGACTCAATTCTATTTCAAACTCCGCGAACGCTTACCTGTCTAAGACAACAATGCTTTCGGTTAAGGGTCGATACATGGCGTGAAAAGGGTCAAGAGAAAATCTGGAGGCTTTTGACAGAATATTGGCTTGGTATTAATTTACGCACTTTTAAATAGCCTGTTGAGAAATCTTTGCAAGCATGCATATTTATGtttagataaaatttaaaatgcaaaatgataTATACAGTATGACATTTTTGAAGACAAGATATGATTACTTAGCTTAAAGTGtcttcagcaacctaagaaaaatcatggactgcacgaaataacaTAATGATGTCATGGTGATTCAGCTTCCCATAAAAGACGATAAGGGTATTTTTTTATCTAACGTACtttttgtacatatgtacattaacaataaatttCGTTACGTAAAGCGTAAAGGAAAGATgtcaatttttataaacaataaaatgctttctttgatgattcaacGCGGGTTAAgtatttttctgcattttcGCTATCTttatatcccgcatgaatcaccatagaaagcattttattgttaaccTAAAATGACTACCACACATGTCCCTATAAAAACTATGGAAGTAAATAGATGAAATAATTTGCTCTTTAGAATGTattcaaataatgaaataagctaattttggaaagttttaaatatttcagtggGGATCACAGAACACAGTTGGAAATCACATATGATAAATAGGATCAAGTTTGAACATGTAAAATGATTCAGATTGCGGTTAATGAAGGGGACATGATCCAGTCCAAGTTTatacatattcaaatacatgCTATTAGACAAACATCTTTATCAAAATG
This region includes:
- the LOC105342116 gene encoding uncharacterized protein; this translates as MAEEPSENPEHLSFKEKLKRFQYKEATPSGSVKDNGRPNGKEIMVKVFPNAKSLQARRDQAILKDDFSSGGSRRTLKKQDSCEVSSDYLGDIGDEIKDSDFVDDVCDSKRSPVSEEILTSSDSCSNIEDSSNRNDIAKCTCTMEHELAVDSVTPHPESDCPRDETELQREDSSDQAPLQPPYPAAPYPLVDVKSFTGRSMSVGSCPPIGFEGLCDHRALSITYPSLSSHIGDTSNYSSNYMIEPKLVMPLPDFGGLHLNKDS